From the Thermosynechococcus sp. genome, the window CTTCCCGCAGTGGCGGCAAGGGGGGGCAAAACGTGAACAAGGTGGAAACAGCAGTGCGCATTGTCCATAAACCAACGGGCTTAGCCGTCCGCTGCACCCAGGAGCGATCGCAACTGCAAAACAAGGAAAAAGCCCTTGCCATTCTCAAGGCAAAGCTATTGGTGATTGCCCAAGAGCAGAAGGCCAAGGAAATTGCCGATATTCGTGGCGATGCCGTTGAGGCGGCTTGGGGCAACCAAATTCGCAACTATGTCTTCCATCCCTATCAACTGGTCAAGGACCTGCGCACAGAGGTGGAAACGACAGCCATTCAAGAGGTGATGGATGGGGATCTTGATCCCTTTATCCAAGCCTACCTGCGGCAGCAAACGGCGGAGGCCAGCTAAATAAAAAAACCTCCCCGTTGGGGAGGTCCTGAACTTCCTCAAATGAGAAAAAATTAGAAAAACCTAAATCTCAACCACCCCCCCTGCGGCCTGCAGACGAGCACGGGCACGCCGAAAGGCTTGGGTGGCTTGAATTTTAGCCTGTTTGGATTCCCCCTGTTCGGCCTGGGCGAGGGCGGCCTGGGCTGCGGCAAACTCGGCCTTGGCTTTTTCGAGGTCAATGGTATCCCCGCGCTCAGCACCGTTGACGAGAATCGTCACTTCGTTGTTTTCAACTTCGGCAAAGCCCCCCATAAGGGCGATCGCCACCCACTCGCGGTCTTGGCGCACCCGCATCACGCCCGTTTCCAAGGCAGTTAAAAGGGGGGCATGATTTGCGAGAATGCCCAATTGCCCTGTTGTGCTGGGCAAAATCACCTCCTCAGCGGGGGCATCCCAAACGGTTTTATCGGGTGCAATTACCCGGACGGTCATCACCATAATGCTTCCCTTGCCACTCAATGATCAAAGGGCGGGTTGCCCCACCCTGTATTGACACCTGTGAAACCTAGGCTTTTAGTTTTTCAGCCTTAGCTTTGGCTTCTTCGATATTACCCACCATGTAGAAGGCTTGCTCGGGCAGATCATCCAGCTCACCGCTGAGGATCATCTGGAAG encodes:
- the atpC gene encoding ATP synthase F1 subunit epsilon — its product is MVMTVRVIAPDKTVWDAPAEEVILPSTTGQLGILANHAPLLTALETGVMRVRQDREWVAIALMGGFAEVENNEVTILVNGAERGDTIDLEKAKAEFAAAQAALAQAEQGESKQAKIQATQAFRRARARLQAAGGVVEI